A stretch of Halomonas elongata DSM 2581 DNA encodes these proteins:
- the osmF gene encoding glycine betaine ABC transporter substrate-binding protein OsmF — MNPVLTRLAAAAAGTLMAFSAAQADDSPVVVASKIDTEGSVLGQLILQRLESGGIDVENRLQLGTTSIVREALTAGEIDLYPEYTGNGAFFFDMADRPVWKDAEQAYQTVKAEDRERNGLVWLTPAEANNTWAISVRGDVAREHDLASLEDLADYLDEGGDFKLAASAEFVESPQALPAFQEAYGFDLSEDQLLVLSGGNTAATMRAAAQQTSGVNAAMTYGTDGGLKALDLVVMDDTLGVQPVYQPTPVVRESVLDAHPEIETLLAPVFEALDRDTLQRLNGDVAVKGLDPAQVASDFLDSLHDDPDN; from the coding sequence ATGAACCCTGTACTGACGCGTCTCGCCGCCGCCGCAGCCGGCACCTTGATGGCCTTCTCAGCGGCTCAGGCCGATGATTCGCCGGTGGTGGTGGCTTCCAAGATCGATACCGAGGGCTCGGTGCTCGGGCAACTGATCCTGCAGCGCCTGGAGAGCGGCGGCATCGACGTGGAGAACCGCCTGCAACTCGGCACCACCAGCATCGTGCGCGAGGCGCTCACGGCGGGGGAAATCGATCTCTATCCGGAATACACCGGCAATGGCGCCTTCTTCTTCGACATGGCGGACCGCCCGGTGTGGAAGGATGCCGAACAGGCCTACCAGACGGTCAAGGCCGAGGATCGCGAACGCAATGGCCTGGTCTGGCTGACGCCGGCGGAGGCCAACAACACCTGGGCAATCAGCGTGCGGGGCGACGTGGCCCGCGAGCATGATCTGGCCAGTCTCGAGGACCTGGCGGACTATCTCGACGAAGGCGGTGACTTCAAGCTGGCGGCCAGCGCCGAGTTCGTCGAATCGCCCCAGGCGTTGCCGGCATTCCAGGAGGCCTATGGCTTCGACCTCTCCGAGGACCAGTTGCTGGTGCTTTCCGGCGGCAACACCGCCGCGACCATGCGGGCCGCCGCCCAGCAGACCAGTGGCGTCAATGCCGCCATGACCTATGGCACCGACGGCGGCCTCAAGGCCCTGGACCTGGTGGTGATGGACGACACGCTCGGCGTGCAGCCGGTCTATCAACCCACGCCGGTGGTGCGCGAGAGCGTGCTGGACGCGCACCCCGAGATCGAGACGCTGTTGGCCCCGGTCTTCGAGGCCCTGGATCGCGATACCCTGCAGCGACTCAATGGCGACGTGGCGGTCAAGGGGCTCGATCCGGCTCAGGTGGCATCCGACTTTCTCGACAGCCTCCACGACGACCCGGATAACTGA
- a CDS encoding ABC transporter permease translates to MRREAIRPNSVLVSLLLATLIAWLGLDSVSVSPNRIVPGRGIDVLGVAGWGGVVASVAPMFVVLGLAWRPTPGRLRWATGLVVLMLSALPVWLVVAAALRVDPDMPQARMGIGGGVWVALFLLLLALIELRTRLALSRVLGWALLLVPLASLTACLALGLEPLALRQEYQGRSGAFVSAIGEHLLLVGVAVSLSLLLGIGLAMAMRHWPRAQRMGFAVLNFLQTIPSLALFGLLLAPLAWLSGRFEWLAALGVSGIGWAPALLALVGYSLLPMVRNTYVALDEVDPDVIDAARGMGMSRGQVFRQVRLPLALPVILEGIRITTVQAIGLTAVAALIGAGGLGTFIFQGLGQAAMDMVLLGALPILVMALVADALLGALTDLLRSGGAT, encoded by the coding sequence GTGCGCAGGGAAGCCATACGCCCGAATAGCGTTCTCGTCAGTCTGCTGCTCGCGACCCTGATCGCCTGGTTGGGGCTCGATTCGGTGAGCGTGTCGCCCAATCGCATCGTGCCCGGCCGCGGGATCGATGTACTGGGCGTCGCCGGGTGGGGTGGCGTGGTGGCGAGTGTCGCCCCCATGTTCGTCGTCCTGGGGCTGGCCTGGCGTCCGACTCCGGGCCGCCTGCGTTGGGCGACGGGGCTGGTGGTGCTGATGCTCTCGGCACTGCCGGTGTGGCTGGTCGTCGCGGCGGCACTCAGGGTCGATCCGGACATGCCGCAGGCGCGCATGGGGATCGGCGGGGGCGTCTGGGTGGCGCTGTTCCTGTTGCTGCTGGCACTCATCGAGCTGCGCACCCGGTTGGCACTGTCCCGCGTGCTGGGCTGGGCATTGCTGCTCGTTCCCCTGGCGAGCCTCACTGCCTGCCTCGCGCTAGGGCTCGAGCCCCTGGCACTGCGCCAGGAGTATCAAGGTCGCAGCGGGGCCTTTGTGTCGGCCATCGGGGAGCACCTGCTGCTGGTCGGCGTGGCCGTCTCCCTCAGCCTGCTGCTGGGCATCGGTCTGGCCATGGCGATGCGGCACTGGCCACGGGCGCAGCGGATGGGTTTTGCGGTCCTCAATTTCCTGCAGACGATTCCCAGTCTGGCCCTGTTCGGCCTGCTGCTGGCGCCACTGGCCTGGCTGTCCGGCCGCTTCGAGTGGCTTGCCGCACTCGGGGTCAGCGGCATCGGCTGGGCGCCGGCGCTGCTGGCGCTGGTCGGCTACAGCCTGTTGCCCATGGTGCGCAATACCTATGTGGCGCTGGATGAGGTCGACCCCGATGTCATCGACGCCGCGCGGGGCATGGGCATGAGCCGTGGCCAGGTGTTCCGCCAGGTTCGCCTGCCGCTGGCGCTGCCGGTCATCCTGGAGGGCATTCGCATCACCACCGTGCAGGCCATCGGCCTGACGGCGGTGGCGGCCCTGATCGGTGCCGGTGGTCTCGGCACCTTCATCTTCCAGGGGCTCGGGCAGGCCGCCATGGATATGGTGCTGCTCGGTGCCTTGCCGATTCTCGTCATGGCGCTGGTGGCGGATGCGCTGCTGGGTGCCTTGACCGACCTGCTGCGCTCGGGAGGGGCGACATGA
- a CDS encoding ABC transporter ATP-binding protein translates to MIELIHVTKRFGDAVAVDDVSLSVGKGELCVLVGTSGCGKSTTLRMINRLIEHSDGEIHLDGQPVREFREEVLRRRIGYVIQSTGLFPHWTVERNIGLVPRLLKWPASRIRERVEELMALLDLSMEEFAGKYPSQLSGGQAQRVGVARALAADPEILLMDEPFGALDPITRESLQDELARLQARLHKTLVFVTHDMDEALRLADRLVVMRQGRIVQQGHPIELLREPADEFVESLLGGEDRGLKEAALLPVSERMAPLGPRLVAKERVAQHATLREALSIMLWRHVERLAVVDDDDIPIGELSLRRLVGARGHESSDS, encoded by the coding sequence ATGATCGAGTTGATCCATGTGACCAAGCGCTTCGGCGACGCCGTGGCGGTGGATGACGTCTCGTTGAGCGTGGGCAAGGGCGAGTTATGCGTGCTGGTGGGTACCTCCGGCTGTGGCAAGTCCACGACCCTGCGCATGATCAATCGGCTCATCGAGCACAGCGACGGCGAAATCCACCTGGATGGACAGCCGGTACGGGAGTTCCGGGAGGAAGTGCTGCGCCGCCGCATCGGCTATGTCATCCAGAGCACCGGACTGTTTCCGCACTGGACCGTCGAACGCAATATCGGCCTGGTGCCGCGGCTGTTGAAGTGGCCGGCCAGCCGGATCCGCGAGCGCGTCGAGGAACTGATGGCACTGCTCGATCTTTCCATGGAGGAATTCGCCGGCAAGTATCCGAGCCAGCTCTCCGGCGGGCAGGCCCAGCGCGTCGGTGTGGCGCGGGCGCTGGCCGCCGATCCCGAGATCCTGCTGATGGACGAGCCTTTCGGCGCTCTGGATCCGATCACCCGCGAGTCACTGCAGGACGAGCTGGCCCGCCTGCAGGCGCGGTTGCACAAGACGCTCGTCTTCGTCACCCATGACATGGACGAGGCGCTGCGGCTGGCGGATCGACTGGTGGTCATGCGCCAGGGGCGTATCGTCCAGCAGGGCCATCCCATCGAGCTGCTGCGTGAGCCTGCCGACGAATTCGTCGAATCCTTGCTCGGCGGCGAGGATCGTGGCCTCAAGGAAGCCGCGCTGTTGCCCGTCAGCGAGCGGATGGCACCGCTCGGCCCGCGCCTGGTGGCCAAGGAGCGTGTCGCGCAGCACGCCACCCTGCGCGAGGCGCTGTCGATCATGCTGTGGCGTCATGTCGAGCGCCTTGCCGTGGTCGACGACGATGATATCCCCATCGGCGAGCTTTCCCTGCGTCGGCTGGTCGGG